The sequence below is a genomic window from Gossypium hirsutum isolate 1008001.06 chromosome A11, Gossypium_hirsutum_v2.1, whole genome shotgun sequence.
TTATAGGTTCCCTGAAGGTGAATCCGCCGCTGATGTTTTTGATCGTGTTTCAAGTAAGTTCTTCTTCATTCTGGAgtggtttttttttgtaaatttttcttaGGGCATTAAGCTTCTATGAAGAAAACTGGTCATTTGTGGATGGAGAATCGAATGGTTTTTTATCAGTTCATGGtcatttaagaaaaagaaaaagtgtaaGTGTTAATTTAAAGTAGTTTAGTATTCTTCACTGATTGAGAAAgcaataagaaaaacaaaaatattaagggACTGTTAAAATCAATCTATATTTTATTCTTGTTATTGTTGGAAAGAAATGCTTCTGGAAATGGTACTAATTGGCAATGGCTTGCTTTGCAAATCTGATAGCTATGAACTTCTAAATGAAAATTGGGTTCTGTTGTGTTAATGGTAAAAGAGAAGTAATATTAAGGGACTGTTAAGCTGTTTATACAAGCATGTCTTTCATTGCTTCCTTAACTATGTATGAGCATAGATCTCTTTCATATGTGTATATTTTAAACTCTGCAACAAAATGATGTCTTTGAAATGCTAGGAAATTGGTTCGGTCCCCAAAATGTTTCTATTTGGGTAATGGTCTGGTAGCAGGACATGCAAAAATATTAGATAATTTTACTTGATGAGTGGTTTTAATTCTTCTTATGATAGCTGCGGATGAGTATCGAGAGCAACTTCTCGGGAATTATTCACTAAAATGGTTTTTGAGTGCTTGATTTGCCATGTCATCCATTTTTGAGCGAGTTAACCATAATTGTGTATGCTCATTGTTCACTGGTTTTGAAAGTCTTCAAGTTAGAAGTAGGATTGAGCTAGACATGATTCTATTCTTTCAAGTGATGTTGGTAAGAGATCTCAAGTCTGTGGTTTGATATATAATCTTACTTTGTTCTTTAATCTTAGAGAATGAATCCAAATAATTAAATGCTTTTGATATGTAGTTTGGATCAGTGGATGCTAAATCGAAGATAAATCGTTGATTTTTGCAGGTTTTCTTGAATCTCTCTGGAGAGACATAGACTTGAATAGGCTTCATAGCGATTCTTCTCAGGACTTGAATCTCATAATAATCTCACACGGTCTAGCCTCACGGGTGTTCCTAATGAAGTGGTTCAAATGGACGGTTGAACAATTCGAGCGCTTAAATAATCTCGGGAATTGTGAGATTCGAGTTATGGAGTTGGGACATGGCGGTGAATATAGCTTAGCAATAAATCATTCGGATGAAGAACTGCTGGAATGGGGACTCTCTCCGGAAATGATAAAAGACCAGAAATGGCGAATCGATGGCAACAAAGCTGACTGGAATGATCATTGTACTTGGTATCTTAGGTCATTTTTTGACAATGAATCAGACTCAGAAGATGATGTTGAAAGAAGTTGATATTCATTCCTCAAAAAAATTGGTTTGGAAAGTGATTCTTAGGGTGCAAAAGTTGTGCCATATGAGGCCCTCATTGGAAAGTTCATTCATGTAGATGGATGTAACAAATGccctttgtttatttgtttttaattcatttataataataaaataagtatttaacCAGCAACTATATGTAGCAAGATCATCATtgatgaaaatttaataaattaacttaaaaacaaACTTTTATACagcatttaaatatttttataataatggaTTTGTTTGAAAATAAAAGGATAATGCATTGATATGATATTCATGTGTTCTCACGGTTAAATTAAACAGTGTTGAGTTCTCTTAATTTGCTTTTGGCATGGAGAATCAAAACTGCAATAATTCATCGAAGTTCACaaattgatatgatatgatattcaCAAATCAAGAACCATTACAAAGAACATTACCAGCAAGGTAAATTCAGGTAGACTCCAAACTGTTGCCCTCATAATCTATCTTAGACCCTACTTTAAGAATCGATTTCAAAGGTTTTGGTTCCTCTATTTCTTGGTCAAATGATCCCATTTTTTCtgctctttttttcttctcactTTTCTTCTTGCTTGCAGTTGCAGTCATCTCCTCTACTGTATCATTTATGCTAACCATTTTCTTTGGAGGTCGAGCTTCAGACGTTGCTGCTTCAATAACATCCTCATTTTTCTCTTCATCAGATGTTGCAGAAGGAATTCCACTTTCACTATGATTATACATTGGTTCTGGCTCTACTTTGGCCTGCAAACTTGAGTCTTCAACTGGTGTTGCTTCAGCCACGGGGTGTGTTGCTTGGTCAGTCAGGGAGCTCGGTATAGCTGATTCAGCACCTGGAGAAGGTAACTGAGCTGAAGTATGATGAGAAACATCGCCTAATGTTACTCTTTTCCTGGCATATGTTGCTAGATATTTCGTGATGAAATTGTACAACCTGTGGCAAAGGCCAAGAaagatttgatccatttttgtgggATAGGGTTCAAAAAAGGGTATAGGGTTGTTTTATAAATTTGATCTGCCAATGGGAATAAAAGGGAACGTTTTAACTCATTTCAGCAATGCTTTACTTGGAAGCAAGGAAATGTATGTTACTTGGCAGAAATGCTTTACTTTTTCTTAATAGCAAGTCTTTGTCTATGATACCTTTATTGGCTATTGCTTGTGTGCAAAGCAGAAGAGGATAACACGACTTTCACAAGATAATTATTTATTCTTAGAATTGAACAAAACTTGTACGCTGATGCTTTCGTAACTACACTGGcactattttacaaaaaaaaaaaaaaaaacataatatttgaTAGTGGGATAGGAAAAACACTTACTATAGCATCATCaacaaaccaaaaaataaaataaataaataaataacttttaataCCTACATAGCTATGTTACTGGGACTCTGGTTTATCTTCACATATGAGTATGCTCAATTTTCTGTATTTTCTTCTTGTATTAGGAGGATCTCTAGAAGGTCATATCTTCATACCTATAAAGAGTCAGAGTAACATAGATGTGATTGTTCTTCAAGTTCTTGAAGCTTCATTAGAGGCACCAGTGGGTGAACCAGGCACAAAAGGAACAAACCCTCTTCCTCCAAAAACTGGTCTCATGAATCTATCATCAAATTTTCTCCATAAGTAATGAACTGTCCAAGTTGGATGAGTCAATAGCAACCTCAAACTACTCCTCCTAGGGCCTGCTGCGGCTTGTTGATTCTCTCCCCTGTCACTTGGTTCCCCATTTTCAATGAACATAATTCTCAAGTCATCTAGGCTGGGGATATCAGTAGCATCTGAAACATTTGGTTTTGCATGTCTTAGTAGCACTGCTTCTATTAATGGTTTGGTTATGGAACCAAAAACCTGATCCACAACAACATTATTACATCAAAGTTTCTGACATGGCAAGTTCAGTATATTGCACAAAGTCAACTCATTAAGTTATGAACTAATTAGCTTACCACTGTACTAAACAGGACTACAATAATGGTAGAGGTGATCATCAATGCTGAATCTTGGGTATCTTTATCATCGGAATTTGAAAACTGCATTTGAGCATACTTGATCTTAATATCAataaagaaacaagaaaattaaGTTATTAAACCAAAATTAGGAATATGAGCATGTACCTGGTTATAAGACAGTGCAATAGTAACAGCACCTCTCATGAGGCCTGCCCACCACATTATAAACTGAGAATTGGAGTTAGAGAAAAGTTCGGATTGGAAACTGTTTGTCAATAGCTAAATGCTTGGACGGTTGCTAAGTATATTACCTGTTTTCGAAAGGCGATATTTGAACCGTCTCGTCTACGAATACAATTGATGAAGTTAGCTAGAGGGAACACAAATGCTGCCCTTCCAACTAACACCAATGCAAACAGTGTTGAGCTGACAGCAATAAAAGTTCCTGCACTGAATCCAGAATGTGATCCAAGTTAGAATCATATGAAATTATAGCCGGTTGCTCAATCAACCAAGTTGCATATTGGAGTTATATTAGTTGAGTGACAACCGCCTAATTTTCTGGAAAGATACATCAGAAAGGAGGGGAAAAAAAAACCTTGCACTGCTGGCTTTCCATTTGTCAATGTCCAAGGCATCCATGCCAACATATAGGAATATAAATGTTTCTGCAATGAATGACATTGTTGCAAATGCATGCCTGAACATCAACCGGTGCAAAGAATTTGGATTAAACATGTCATAGTATTGGTTCTTGAAGATTCATTGAAGACAAAGGAATGTTTTTACTTTGTTGTTATCCTTGAGCTTTGAGTAACGTTATGCCATGTGTAATGTGACATGAGAATGCCACAGAAGAAAACTGTCAAAATCCCACTGAGATTCAGTAGCTGCAAGAAAAAATACAAGCATAAACTCGTGATTTTCAAAGATAAGAGTCTCATAGTTGGTTTCAAATCTGTATCCCAGACTTATTATGATggaaagaaggaagaagaaaattgcACCTCAGCCAACATATATGACAAATAAGCCATGATCATCATGAGTGCAACTTCCCGGTCTGTCGAATGCCTGTAATTTTAAGAGAACAAAGGATTATATAACTGCTCGTGAACTATTGGAAGAAACATTAGTAAGAAATGCATAAATGGCGGAAATAAGGCATATGTACCTTCCAAAGTAAAGTGTTTTTATGATAAAAGCACTTAAAAGACCCGCctgaggaaaaaaaaaaaaaaactgcagtgattaaatttagtctttattgaAAGCCTTATTAAGTCCTCAAAGTAACTTCAATTTTAGATGAAACAAGACCAAAACTGTGAGGCTGATATGGATACTGCTTAAAGCCTTAAATAGTAACGGAA
It includes:
- the LOC107887812 gene encoding uncharacterized protein — translated: MDQIFLGLCHRLYNFITKYLATYARKRVTLGDVSHHTSAQLPSPGAESAIPSSLTDQATHPVAEATPVEDSSLQAKVEPEPMYNHSESGIPSATSDEEKNEDVIEAATSEARPPKKMVSINDTVEEMTATASKKKSEKKKRAEKMGSFDQEIEEPKPLKSILKVGSKIDYEGNSLEST
- the LOC107887804 gene encoding phosphoglycerate mutase-like protein AT74 gives rise to the protein MEENNHKNNHQSCKTRLLPKRIILVRHGESEGNLDTSAYSTTPDYKISLTEEGRAQACLAGSHLRDLVSSHGHCPDWRVYFYVSPYERTRSTLREIGKSFSKKRVIGVREECRIREQDFGNFQVEERMKIIKETRERFGRFFYRFPEGESAADVFDRVSSFLESLWRDIDLNRLHSDSSQDLNLIIISHGLASRVFLMKWFKWTVEQFERLNNLGNCEIRVMELGHGGEYSLAINHSDEELLEWGLSPEMIKDQKWRIDGNKADWNDHCTWYLRSFFDNESDSEDDVERS
- the LOC107887796 gene encoding sodium/hydrogen exchanger 1, giving the protein MSHLSTLQSSSDFLSTTTIIALTIFFSLLCACIIIGHLLEENRWANESITALLLGLCAGAVVLLASKGNSSKILVFSEDLFFLYLLPPIIFNAGFQVKKKQFFKNFTIILMFGIFGTVISFCLISVGAFLLFNRIGVTSLNTQDYLAVGAILSATDTVCTLQVLSQDETPFLYSVIFGEGVVNDATSIVLFNAVQSLDFNNIDAMISLKLLGIFLYLFFTSTILGVVAGLLSAFIIKTLYFGRHSTDREVALMMIMAYLSYMLAELLNLSGILTVFFCGILMSHYTWHNVTQSSRITTKHAFATMSFIAETFIFLYVGMDALDIDKWKASSASAGTFIAVSSTLFALVLVGRAAFVFPLANFINCIRRRDGSNIAFRKQFIMWWAGLMRGAVTIALSYNQFSNSDDKDTQDSALMITSTIIVVLFSTVVFGSITKPLIEAVLLRHAKPNVSDATDIPSLDDLRIMFIENGEPSDRGENQQAAAGPRRSSLRLLLTHPTWTVHYLWRKFDDRFMRPVFGGRGFVPFVPGSPTGASNEASRT